In Methanocaldococcus sp. FS406-22, the genomic stretch TTTTTGTATATGGCTATTTCCCTTTTTGTTTCAAACCTCGGCCCTTCAGTGCAGACATAAACCCCCTCTCCATAGGCAAAGTTGTTTTTGTCCAATATGGATTTTAGAATCTCCCTCAACTCTGGACAGTAAGGCTCTGTCATGTCAATATGAACAACCTTCCCTTCATCATAAAATGTTTCTTCCCTCTTCTTTGTAAATTCTATGAAATCATTTGGAATGAAAAACATTCCAGGCTTTAAATGTTCCTTTAATGAACCAACTGAATTTATAGCCAAAATTCTCTCAACACCTAACTTTTTTAATGCATAGATATTGGCTCTATAGTTTATTTTATGTGGTGGAATATTATGCTTAACTCCATGCCTAAATAATAAAACTACCTCATTTTCCTTATCAATTATAACCTTTGCCTTTCCATATTTTGTATCAACAATCTCTTCTTTATCTCCTTTTAATATTTCGGCTATTCCAGTCCCTCCTATTATGCCAATCATGTTATCACCAAAATTAATTAATGTAGAGGTTTTGGTTTTTTAATTCTTACAATTTTTGATAATTTCATTGGTAGAACTTTAACAGTTTATTATTAATAAGCATTTGGATGCTACTTTCCTTAAAAAATTTTATTGTACTGATGATTCTTAATTAAGTTTAATAAGTTTGAAAACACTAAATTTAAAATAAAAAACCTCATTAGTCAACAATAAAAAATAAAACTCCTTTGTATCTATCTCTCTAAAAAATAAAGAATAATAAAAAATTAAGTTTATAGATATTTTAATCCCATATGAAACTCCTGCTAAAAAAGATGTGAAGCTATAATTATAACGCTTTTTCATCTTCTTCTTTTGTTCTTACTCTTACGACTCTTTCTACTGGTATGACGAAGATTTTTCCGTCTCCTGGGTTTCCTGTTCTTGCATTCTCACAGATAATGTCAATAACATTATCAACATCCTCCTCTCTAACAACCAACTCAATCTTAACTTTTGGAATTAAATCAACAATATACTCTCTTCCCCTATACCTCTCAACTATTCCTCCCTGAACTCCCCTACCCTTAACTTCACTAACAGTCATTCCAACATACCCAGCATCAGAAAGAGCTTTTTTAACAATCTCCAATTTCTCAGGCCTTATGATTGCCTCAACCTTTCTCATTTTTCCACCCCATTTCAAATTTTTTGATTAAATACTTAAATTTAATTTTTGACATTAATTATTTTTATTTTTATCTAAAAGGAACAAAGAAACCTAATTCCTAAAAAATGAGAAAGAAATTTCCTTCCTTAGTAAGTTATATATTTAAGCTTTTCCATTAGGGGAATTAGGAAGATGGGTAGTAGGTAGGACAATTCCTATAAAATTTGTGAGGTGAAAAATATGGAAGGCGTTGATGTGTTCTTTTTCATGTGGGCGGCATCGTTGATATTTTTCATGAAGGCAGGGTTTATTGCG encodes the following:
- the mtnP gene encoding S-methyl-5'-thioadenosine phosphorylase translates to MIGIIGGTGIAEILKGDKEEIVDTKYGKAKVIIDKENEVVLLFRHGVKHNIPPHKINYRANIYALKKLGVERILAINSVGSLKEHLKPGMFFIPNDFIEFTKKREETFYDEGKVVHIDMTEPYCPELREILKSILDKNNFAYGEGVYVCTEGPRFETKREIAIYKNWGDVVGMTGYPEVVLARELEMCYVSLCNITNYACGISKHILTVDEVLEKIKEMEDKILKVVENFINYDFGERKCICKDALKHAVIG
- the glnK1 gene encoding P-II family nitrogen regulator GlnK1, with product MRKVEAIIRPEKLEIVKKALSDAGYVGMTVSEVKGRGVQGGIVERYRGREYIVDLIPKVKIELVVREEDVDNVIDIICENARTGNPGDGKIFVIPVERVVRVRTKEEDEKAL